The stretch of DNA CCGAGCACGCCGCCGAGTACGGCCATCGGCAGGGTCGCCATGACGAACGCGCTGTCGCGCAGCGAGCGGAACATCGCCGCCATCAGCATGAACAGCACCACCAGCGCCATCGCGAAGTTGATGCCCATGCTGCGCACCACTTCACCGAGACGGTCGGCACTGCCGGAGACGCGGATCTCGGCATCGGACGGGAGCGCTTTGCGCAGCGCGGGGACAACATCGGCATCGACGATGTCGAGCGCTTCCTGCAGCGACATGGCCGCGGGCGGGTCAATGGTCAGGGTCACCGTGCGGCGCCGGTCGATGCGGCGCAACTGATTGGGGGCGAGCACGGTGTCGACCTTGGCCAGCTCCGCCAGGCTGAGCACGCCGCCCTGCGGCGTCGCCAGCGGCGCCGCGCCCAGCCGAGAGATGCTGCTGTCGCGGTCGGTACGCAGGATGATCGCCAGGCGACGGTCACCGTCGAAGTGTTCGCCCAGCCATTGGCCATCGCCGAGCGTGCGCACGACGGTACCCAGCTCCGGGCGACGCCAGCCGACTTCGGCGAGGCGGCGGTCGTCGGGATTGACGCGCAGCTCCGGCGTGCCGGAATCCGCGTTGGGCCATGCCTGCACGTTGGCACCGGGGAAGCGCTCGGACAGCAGCTTGCGGCCGGCTTCGGCGGCGCGCGTGAGGGCGTCGCCGTCGGCGTGCTGCAGGTGGATGGCGATAGCGCGCGCCGAGCCGCCGAAACTGCCGAACAGCTCGCCTTCGCTGGCGAAAGCGCGGGTGTCGGGGAATCCGACCACCACTTCGTCGCGGACGACTCGCTCGAGTTCGCCGATGTTGTCCGGGTCGACCACGCGCGCGCCAATGGTGCCGCCGCCGGGCCACAGCAGCAGATACCAGTTGCTCAGTTGCGGACCCTTCTCGCCGTCCATGTAAGGGCGCATGCGCTCAAGCACGGCCGGTGCGATCTCGCGGTTGACGCGCTCCGGGCCCATGCCGGGAGGGAAGTTGAAGATCGCATCGACGGCGGCGCGCTTCACCGGTGGCAGGTAGTCGATCTTCGGCATCAGCACCGCCGCCAGCAGCGCCGGAGCGAGCACCAGGCCGCCGACCCAGGCCAGCTGGCGCTGGCGGCCGGCAGTCACGCGCATCGCCCAGTCACTGACGCGCGACCACGCGCGGTGCTGTTCGCGCGCGTCCTTGCGCTCGCGCAGCCAGCTGCCCGCGGCGGCAGGCAGTACGGTGACCGCGACCAGCAGCGAGATGCCCACCGCGATCGAGATGGTCAACGCGAGGTCGGCGAACAGCTGGCCTTCGACGTCTTCCATGAAGATCACCGGCACGAACACCGCGACCGTCGTGATCGTGGACGCCACCAGCGCGACGGCGACCTGGCGCGTGCCTTCGAGCGCGGCCTGGCGCCCGGGCATGCCTTCCTCGCGCAGGCGCACGATGTTCTCGGCGACGACGACGGCCGCGTCCATGACCATGCCGACCGCGAACGCCAGGCCCGCCAGCGAGATCACGTTGAGGCTGCGACCGGTGAGCTGCAGGACGATGAAGGTCGCCAGCAGCGAAATCGGAATGGCGCAGGCGATCAGCGCGGTGGCGCGGACATCGCGCAGGAACCACCACAGGCAGCCCACAGCAAGCAGCACGCCGGCGAACAGGCTGCCCGAGAGCAGGCTGATCGCGCGATTGATGAAAACGGAGGCGTCGAAGCTCTGGGCGATGTCGAGACCAAGCGGGCGCAGGTCCTTTTCGCGGACGTCGGCGACCACGCGCTTCACTTCATCCAGCGTATCCAGCACGTTCGCGCCGGTCTCGCGGATGATGCGCAGGCCGATCGCGGGATTGCCGTTCTGGTAGGCGAAGAAGCGCTGCTCGGGCCGCTTGACCTCGACCTTGGCGACGTCGGCCAGGCGCACCGGGCGACCGTCGCGCCATGCCAGGATCAGGTTGCCCATCGCCTCGGGCGAATAGCGGCCGGCGAAGCGCAGCACGTACTCGCGACGGCCGGCTTCGACCACGCCGCCGGACACGTCGGTGGCACGCGCGGCCACGGCGGCCACCTCCGGAATCTGGATGCCCATCGCCGCGGCGCGTTCCAGGTTCAGGCTGATGGTCAGTTCTTCTGGCGCACCGCCGTTGATCTCGACGCCGGCCACGCCTTCGACCGCCGACAGCTTCGGCACGATGCGGTCTTCGATCATCTGCCGGTAATCGAGGATGTCGCCGGCCGTGCCCGGCAGCTTCTGCACGAAGAAGTACGTCAGCGAATTGTTGGCGTTGTCGGCGCCCGACTGCACCACCGGCGGAGTGGCGTCGCGCGGCAGCGGCTGCAGGCGGTTCATCCGCGACAGCACCTCCACCAGCATCGCGTCCATGTCGGCGCCGACGGCGAAGGTCAGGTTGATGAAGCTGTTGCCGGCGTTGACGTTGGACTCGATCTCCTCGAGTCCGGGCAGGCCCTGCATCACCGCCTCGATCGGCTCGACGAT from Lysobacter arenosi encodes:
- a CDS encoding efflux RND transporter permease subunit, translating into MKLTDASLRNPAAVAVIVAMVCAFGLMSLFKLPLQLFPDIERPQMSVQTSWRAASPQEMESEIVEPIEAVMQGLPGLEEIESNVNAGNSFINLTFAVGADMDAMLVEVLSRMNRLQPLPRDATPPVVQSGADNANNSLTYFFVQKLPGTAGDILDYRQMIEDRIVPKLSAVEGVAGVEINGGAPEELTISLNLERAAAMGIQIPEVAAVAARATDVSGGVVEAGRREYVLRFAGRYSPEAMGNLILAWRDGRPVRLADVAKVEVKRPEQRFFAYQNGNPAIGLRIIRETGANVLDTLDEVKRVVADVREKDLRPLGLDIAQSFDASVFINRAISLLSGSLFAGVLLAVGCLWWFLRDVRATALIACAIPISLLATFIVLQLTGRSLNVISLAGLAFAVGMVMDAAVVVAENIVRLREEGMPGRQAALEGTRQVAVALVASTITTVAVFVPVIFMEDVEGQLFADLALTISIAVGISLLVAVTVLPAAAGSWLRERKDAREQHRAWSRVSDWAMRVTAGRQRQLAWVGGLVLAPALLAAVLMPKIDYLPPVKRAAVDAIFNFPPGMGPERVNREIAPAVLERMRPYMDGEKGPQLSNWYLLLWPGGGTIGARVVDPDNIGELERVVRDEVVVGFPDTRAFASEGELFGSFGGSARAIAIHLQHADGDALTRAAEAGRKLLSERFPGANVQAWPNADSGTPELRVNPDDRRLAEVGWRRPELGTVVRTLGDGQWLGEHFDGDRRLAIILRTDRDSSISRLGAAPLATPQGGVLSLAELAKVDTVLAPNQLRRIDRRRTVTLTIDPPAAMSLQEALDIVDADVVPALRKALPSDAEIRVSGSADRLGEVVRSMGINFAMALVVLFMLMAAMFRSLRDSAFVMATLPMAVLGGVLGLRVLDLAAGQTLDLLSMIGFIMLLGMVINNAILLVAQTRDAQAAGATLDAALHQALDQRLRPILIGALTGVLGALPMAINPGPGAVIYRGLAAVSVGGVALSLVFLVVLIPALLRLADSRRQAATAVDGIDAMPVPQTSP